A region of Ovis canadensis isolate MfBH-ARS-UI-01 breed Bighorn chromosome 19, ARS-UI_OviCan_v2, whole genome shotgun sequence DNA encodes the following proteins:
- the HEMK1 gene encoding MTRF1L release factor glutamine methyltransferase isoform X3 codes for MSLEPKQMPVQYILGEWDFQGLNLKMAPPVFIPRPETEELVEWVLEEVTQGPRVVGAESSPLILEVGCGSGAISLSLLSRLPQSRVIAVDKGEAAICLTHENAQRLQLQDRIQIVPFDVTSVESWAHLLSWGPVDLVVSNPPYVFHRDMEKLAPEILRYEDPVALDGGEEGMDIITHILALAPQLLKDSGSIFLEVDPRHPELVGSWLQSQPDLSLNLVAMRRDFCGRPRFLHIRRSGPQCGSPVDAWPGRQPARVPG; via the exons ATGTCCTTGGAGCCAAAACA GATGCCTGTGCAATACATCCTTGGTGAATGGGACTTTCAGGGTCTCAATCTGAAGATGGCACCCCCAGTTTTCATCCCTAGGCCAGAAACGGAG GAGCTGGTTGAATGGGTGCTGGAGGAGGTGACCCAAGGACCCCGTGTGGTGGGAGCTGAAAGCAGCCCCCTCATCTTGGAGGTAGGCTGTGGATCAGGAGCCATCTCCCTCAGCCTGCTGAGCAGGCTTCCCCAG AGCCGAGTCATTGCTGTGGATAAGGGAGAAGCCGCCATCTGCCTGACCCATGAGAATGCTCAGAG GCTTCAGTTGCAGGACAGGATTCAGATCGTCCCCTTCGATGTGACCTCAG TGGAGAGCTGGGCACACCTTCTATCCTGGGGCCCTGTGGACCTGGTCGTCAGCAACCCTCCCTACGTCTTCCACCGGGACATGGAGAAGCTGGCTCCTGAGATCCTCAG ATATGAAGACCCAGTAGCCCTGGATGGTGGTGAGGAGGGCATGGACATCATTACCCACATCCTGGCCCTGGCTCCTCAGCTCCTGAAGGACTCTGG AAGCATCTTCTTGGAAGTGGACCCACGACACCCAGAGCTCGTTGGCAGCTGGCTTCAGAGCCAGCCTGACCTGTCTCTCAATCTCGTGGCTATGCGCAGGGACTTCTGTGGGAG GCCGCGGTTCCTACATATCAGGAGGTCTGGGCCACAGTGTGGTTCCCCTGTGGATGCCTGGCCAGGGCGCCAACCTGCCAGAGTGCCTGGCTGA
- the HEMK1 gene encoding MTRF1L release factor glutamine methyltransferase isoform X1, which translates to MLRALLSGLGWRKGIWGCAFSSWQPHQPPVGLLSATEVVSHWTAVFEEKGIPEARESSEYIVAHVLGAKTFQSLRPGLWTQPLTPWQLQCIQELGSYRLQRMPVQYILGEWDFQGLNLKMAPPVFIPRPETEELVEWVLEEVTQGPRVVGAESSPLILEVGCGSGAISLSLLSRLPQSRVIAVDKGEAAICLTHENAQRLQLQDRIQIVPFDVTSVESWAHLLSWGPVDLVVSNPPYVFHRDMEKLAPEILRYEDPVALDGGEEGMDIITHILALAPQLLKDSGSIFLEVDPRHPELVGSWLQSQPDLSLNLVAMRRDFCGRPRFLHIRRSGPQCGSPVDAWPGRQPARVPG; encoded by the exons ATGCTGAGGGCCCTTCTCTCTGGCCTGGGGTGGAGGAAAGGCATTTGGGGCTGCGCCTTCAGCTCATGGCAACCCCATCAGCCTCCAGTTGGGTTGTTGAGTGCCACTGAAGTGGTCAGCCACTGGACAGCGGTCTTTGAGGAGAAGGGCATCCCTGAGGCCCGGGAATCCAGTGAGTACATCGTGGCTCATGTCCTTGGAGCCAAAACA TTTCAGAGCCTGAGGCCAGGACTTTGGACCCAACCCCTAACCCCTTGGCAGCTACAGTGTATCCAGGAGTTGGGTAGCTACCGGTTGCAACG GATGCCTGTGCAATACATCCTTGGTGAATGGGACTTTCAGGGTCTCAATCTGAAGATGGCACCCCCAGTTTTCATCCCTAGGCCAGAAACGGAG GAGCTGGTTGAATGGGTGCTGGAGGAGGTGACCCAAGGACCCCGTGTGGTGGGAGCTGAAAGCAGCCCCCTCATCTTGGAGGTAGGCTGTGGATCAGGAGCCATCTCCCTCAGCCTGCTGAGCAGGCTTCCCCAG AGCCGAGTCATTGCTGTGGATAAGGGAGAAGCCGCCATCTGCCTGACCCATGAGAATGCTCAGAG GCTTCAGTTGCAGGACAGGATTCAGATCGTCCCCTTCGATGTGACCTCAG TGGAGAGCTGGGCACACCTTCTATCCTGGGGCCCTGTGGACCTGGTCGTCAGCAACCCTCCCTACGTCTTCCACCGGGACATGGAGAAGCTGGCTCCTGAGATCCTCAG ATATGAAGACCCAGTAGCCCTGGATGGTGGTGAGGAGGGCATGGACATCATTACCCACATCCTGGCCCTGGCTCCTCAGCTCCTGAAGGACTCTGG AAGCATCTTCTTGGAAGTGGACCCACGACACCCAGAGCTCGTTGGCAGCTGGCTTCAGAGCCAGCCTGACCTGTCTCTCAATCTCGTGGCTATGCGCAGGGACTTCTGTGGGAG GCCGCGGTTCCTACATATCAGGAGGTCTGGGCCACAGTGTGGTTCCCCTGTGGATGCCTGGCCAGGGCGCCAACCTGCCAGAGTGCCTGGCTGA
- the HEMK1 gene encoding MTRF1L release factor glutamine methyltransferase isoform X4 produces the protein MPVQYILGEWDFQGLNLKMAPPVFIPRPETEELVEWVLEEVTQGPRVVGAESSPLILEVGCGSGAISLSLLSRLPQSRVIAVDKGEAAICLTHENAQRLQLQDRIQIVPFDVTSVESWAHLLSWGPVDLVVSNPPYVFHRDMEKLAPEILRYEDPVALDGGEEGMDIITHILALAPQLLKDSGSIFLEVDPRHPELVGSWLQSQPDLSLNLVAMRRDFCGRPRFLHIRRSGPQCGSPVDAWPGRQPARVPG, from the exons ATGCCTGTGCAATACATCCTTGGTGAATGGGACTTTCAGGGTCTCAATCTGAAGATGGCACCCCCAGTTTTCATCCCTAGGCCAGAAACGGAG GAGCTGGTTGAATGGGTGCTGGAGGAGGTGACCCAAGGACCCCGTGTGGTGGGAGCTGAAAGCAGCCCCCTCATCTTGGAGGTAGGCTGTGGATCAGGAGCCATCTCCCTCAGCCTGCTGAGCAGGCTTCCCCAG AGCCGAGTCATTGCTGTGGATAAGGGAGAAGCCGCCATCTGCCTGACCCATGAGAATGCTCAGAG GCTTCAGTTGCAGGACAGGATTCAGATCGTCCCCTTCGATGTGACCTCAG TGGAGAGCTGGGCACACCTTCTATCCTGGGGCCCTGTGGACCTGGTCGTCAGCAACCCTCCCTACGTCTTCCACCGGGACATGGAGAAGCTGGCTCCTGAGATCCTCAG ATATGAAGACCCAGTAGCCCTGGATGGTGGTGAGGAGGGCATGGACATCATTACCCACATCCTGGCCCTGGCTCCTCAGCTCCTGAAGGACTCTGG AAGCATCTTCTTGGAAGTGGACCCACGACACCCAGAGCTCGTTGGCAGCTGGCTTCAGAGCCAGCCTGACCTGTCTCTCAATCTCGTGGCTATGCGCAGGGACTTCTGTGGGAG GCCGCGGTTCCTACATATCAGGAGGTCTGGGCCACAGTGTGGTTCCCCTGTGGATGCCTGGCCAGGGCGCCAACCTGCCAGAGTGCCTGGCTGA
- the HEMK1 gene encoding MTRF1L release factor glutamine methyltransferase isoform X2 yields MLRALLSGLGWRKGIWGCAFSSWQPHQPPVGLLSATEVVSHWTAVFEEKGIPEARESSEYIVAHVLGAKTFQSLRPGLWTQPLTPWQLQCIQELGSYRLQRMPVQYILGEWDFQGLNLKMAPPVFIPRPETEELVEWVLEEVTQGPRVVGAESSPLILEVGCGSGAISLSLLSRLPQSRVIAVDKGEAAICLTHENAQRLQLQDRIQIVPFDVTSVESWAHLLSWGPVDLVVSNPPYVFHRDMEKLAPEILRYEDPVALDGGEEGMDIITHILALAPQLLKDSGIFLEVDPRHPELVGSWLQSQPDLSLNLVAMRRDFCGRPRFLHIRRSGPQCGSPVDAWPGRQPARVPG; encoded by the exons ATGCTGAGGGCCCTTCTCTCTGGCCTGGGGTGGAGGAAAGGCATTTGGGGCTGCGCCTTCAGCTCATGGCAACCCCATCAGCCTCCAGTTGGGTTGTTGAGTGCCACTGAAGTGGTCAGCCACTGGACAGCGGTCTTTGAGGAGAAGGGCATCCCTGAGGCCCGGGAATCCAGTGAGTACATCGTGGCTCATGTCCTTGGAGCCAAAACA TTTCAGAGCCTGAGGCCAGGACTTTGGACCCAACCCCTAACCCCTTGGCAGCTACAGTGTATCCAGGAGTTGGGTAGCTACCGGTTGCAACG GATGCCTGTGCAATACATCCTTGGTGAATGGGACTTTCAGGGTCTCAATCTGAAGATGGCACCCCCAGTTTTCATCCCTAGGCCAGAAACGGAG GAGCTGGTTGAATGGGTGCTGGAGGAGGTGACCCAAGGACCCCGTGTGGTGGGAGCTGAAAGCAGCCCCCTCATCTTGGAGGTAGGCTGTGGATCAGGAGCCATCTCCCTCAGCCTGCTGAGCAGGCTTCCCCAG AGCCGAGTCATTGCTGTGGATAAGGGAGAAGCCGCCATCTGCCTGACCCATGAGAATGCTCAGAG GCTTCAGTTGCAGGACAGGATTCAGATCGTCCCCTTCGATGTGACCTCAG TGGAGAGCTGGGCACACCTTCTATCCTGGGGCCCTGTGGACCTGGTCGTCAGCAACCCTCCCTACGTCTTCCACCGGGACATGGAGAAGCTGGCTCCTGAGATCCTCAG ATATGAAGACCCAGTAGCCCTGGATGGTGGTGAGGAGGGCATGGACATCATTACCCACATCCTGGCCCTGGCTCCTCAGCTCCTGAAGGACTCTGG CATCTTCTTGGAAGTGGACCCACGACACCCAGAGCTCGTTGGCAGCTGGCTTCAGAGCCAGCCTGACCTGTCTCTCAATCTCGTGGCTATGCGCAGGGACTTCTGTGGGAG GCCGCGGTTCCTACATATCAGGAGGTCTGGGCCACAGTGTGGTTCCCCTGTGGATGCCTGGCCAGGGCGCCAACCTGCCAGAGTGCCTGGCTGA
- the C19H3orf18 gene encoding uncharacterized protein C3orf18 homolog isoform X2 translates to MDSRIPSARGWISSRPPTSESDLEPASDGPASETTTLSPEATSFNDTRIPDVAGGTAGVGTMLLSFGIITVIGLTVAMVLYIRKKKRLEKLRHQLMPMYNFDPTEEQDELEQELLEHGRDAASVQAAAAGQAMQGKTTLPSQGPVQRPSRLVFTDVANAIHA, encoded by the exons ATGGACTCCAGGATCCCATCTGCTCGGGGCTGGATCAGCAGCCGCCCACCCACCTCTGAGTCTGACCTGGAGCCTGCCTCAGACGGGCCAGCTTCCGAGACCACCACCCTCAGCCCAGAAGCCACCAGCTTTAATGACACCAGAATCCCTGACGTGGCTGGTGGCACCGCCGGCGTGGGCACAATGCTTCTGTCCTTCGGGATCATCACCGTCATCGGCCTGACTGTGGCCATG GTTTTGTACATCAGGAAGAAGAAGAG gctggagAAGCTACGCCACCAGCTCATGCCTATGTACAACTTCGACCCCACGGAGGAGCAAGACGAACTGGAGCAGGAGCTGCTGGAGCATGGGCGGGACGCTGCCTCCGTGCAGGCCGCCGCCGCTGGGCAGGCCATGCAGGGCAAG ACCACGCTCCCCTCTCAGGGCCCAGTGCAGAGGCCCAGTCGGCTGGTGTTCACCGATGTGGCCAATGCCATCCACGCATGA
- the C19H3orf18 gene encoding uncharacterized protein C3orf18 homolog isoform X1, protein MDSRIPSARGWISSRPPTSESDLEPASDGPASETTTLSPEATSFNDTRIPDVAGGTAGVGTMLLSFGIITVIGLTVAMAGEATPPAHAYVQLRPHGGARRTGAGAAGAWAGRCLRAGRRRWAGHAGQDHAPLSGPSAEAQSAGVHRCGQCHPRMSSRWMGLDL, encoded by the exons ATGGACTCCAGGATCCCATCTGCTCGGGGCTGGATCAGCAGCCGCCCACCCACCTCTGAGTCTGACCTGGAGCCTGCCTCAGACGGGCCAGCTTCCGAGACCACCACCCTCAGCCCAGAAGCCACCAGCTTTAATGACACCAGAATCCCTGACGTGGCTGGTGGCACCGCCGGCGTGGGCACAATGCTTCTGTCCTTCGGGATCATCACCGTCATCGGCCTGACTGTGGCCATG gctggagAAGCTACGCCACCAGCTCATGCCTATGTACAACTTCGACCCCACGGAGGAGCAAGACGAACTGGAGCAGGAGCTGCTGGAGCATGGGCGGGACGCTGCCTCCGTGCAGGCCGCCGCCGCTGGGCAGGCCATGCAGGGCAAG ACCACGCTCCCCTCTCAGGGCCCAGTGCAGAGGCCCAGTCGGCTGGTGTTCACCGATGTGGCCAATGCCATCCACGCATGAGTAGCCGGTGGATGGGCCTGGACCTCTGA